ACAGGCTGAGCCGGTGGAGGCGGCGATCTCCGGTACAGCGGCGAGGAGTTCGTGGCCTCGGACGCCGTCGATGCTGATGTTAAGGGTGTTGGGCAGACGCGGTTCCACGGGGCCGTTGAGGTGCACCCGGCCCGGCAGCGCCTCGACCAGGCTGGCGTGGAGGCGGTCTCGCAGCCCGGCGACGCGTTCGGGGCCGCCGCTTGCCAGGTCCGTGGCGGCGAGCTGTGCGGCGGTGCCTAGCGCGACGGCGAGCGCCACGTTCTCGGTGCCCGCGCGCAGGCCGTGCTCTTGGCCCCCGCCGTAGAGCAGCGGTTCGAGCGTGACGCCGTGCCGTACGTACAGGGCGCTGACGCCTTTGGGCGCGTACATCTTGTGCCCGACGATCGTCATGAGGTCGACGCCCAAGTCCCGTACTTCCAGCGGGATCTTTCCGGCGGCCTGGGCTGCGTCGCAGTGGAAGAGCGCCCCGTGGGCGCGGGTGATGCGGGCCAGGTCGGCGATGGGCTGGAGGGCGCCGGTCTCGTTGTTGGCGGCCATCACCGAGACCAGGACGGTTCGCTCAGTGAGTGCGGCGGCCAGCGCCGCCGGGTCGAGCAGGCCCTCCCCGTCGACGGGCAGGTACGTCACCTCGGTGCCATGCAGTCGTTCGAGGGCGTGACAGGTCTCCCGGACGGCCGGGTGCTCGGTGACCTGCGTGATCACATGCGGGCGCTTAACCTTCGCCGCCAGGACGGCACCGCGCAGGGCGAGGTTGTTCCCTTCCGAGCCGGGGCCGGTGAACACGATCTCGCCCGTCTCCACGCCGATGAGCTCGGCCACCCGGGTCCGGGCGCGGTGGAGGGCCGCCTTCGGCTCTGCCGCATAGGCATGGTCGCTGGAGGGGTTGCCGAACCAGTCCGCCAGGTACGGCCGCATCGCTTCGACCACCCGCGGGTCGACAGGGGTGGTGGAGTTGTAGTCGAGGTATACCGCCCCGCCGGCCAGGCCCGGGTGAGCGGGGATCACGCGGCACTCTCCCTCTCCACGGGCAGCTCGGCCAGCCGCCACTCCAGCATCCCGTCGGTGAGCCGCACCGCCCCGCGTCCGCTCTCACGGAGCAGACGTACCGCGTCGTAGGCCAGCACGCAGTAGGCGCCCCGGCAGTAGGTCACCACCTCGGTCTCCTCCGGCAACTCGGCGATGCGCTCGGCGAGTTCCTCGACCGGGATGGAGCGCGCGCCGGGGATGTGCCCGGCCGCGTACTCCTCGGCCGGACGCACATCGAGGATGACGACCTCGCCTGCCGCCGTGCGGGCGAGCAGGTCTTCCCGGTCGACCTCGGCCGCGTCGTCCGTGCCGAGGTAGGCGCTGCGGGCGGGTTCGACGGCGGTCTGGTGGGCTTGGGCGACCTGGCGCAGCAGCGCGTAGAGGGCGGCGACATCGTCTCCGGCCAGCCGATAGTGAATGCGTACGCCTTCGCGGCGGGTGGCCACGAGTCCGGCCTGCTTGAGGGTCTGCAGGTGCGCCGAGGCGGTGGTCAGGTTCAGCCCCGCGGTCTTGGCGAGCGCATCGACGGTGCGTTCGCCCTGGGCCAGCAGATCGAGCAGTTCCAGGCGCTTTCCACTGCTCAGCGCCTTGCCGGTGCGCGCGAATGCGTCGTACAGCGCGGCTTTGCGTGCGGGGTCTCCCATGGCATCCTCCATCGTTCCATGGAATATTGTAGCTAAGGGTGGGTGCTGAAGCGACCTGTACCTGCCGTGACACCTGGAGGATCCGATGGGCTTCGCCGACGATCACTTGACACCGCTGGTCGATGAGGGTCTGGGCAACAGCGCCTACCTCGTCGACCTCGGCGACGGACGGGCCCTGGCCGTGGACGCGAGCCGAGATCTGCGCGCCCTGCGCGCGGCTGCCGCGCGGCGCGGGCTCACGGTCGCCTTCGCCGCCGACACCCATCTGCACGCCGACTTCCTGTCCGGTGCGGTGCAGCTGGCCGCTGACGACGGCGCGGCCGTACTCGCCTCCGCCGCCGGGAACCGGGCCTTCCCGCACACCCCGCTCGGCGACGGCGACGAGACCGACCTCGGCGGACTGACCCTGCGCGCGCTGGCCACCCCCGGCCACACCGACGAGCACCTGTCCTTCCTGCTCCTGGACGGAGCACGCGAGCTCGGAGTCTTCACCGGCGGCTCGCTGATCGTCGGCTCGGCCGCTCGCACCGACTTGCTCGGCGCAGACCGAGCGGAGGAGCTGGCCCGTGCCCAGTACCGCTCGCTGCAGCGCCTGGCCAAGCTGCCGGATGCGACCGCGGTGTGGCCCACGCACGGCGCCGGATCCTTCTGCTCCGCCCCACCAGGCGCGGAACGCACCACCACCATTGCCGCGCAGAAGCAGGCCAACCTGCTGCTGGCCGCGCCCGACGAGGACGCCTTCGTACGGGAGTTGCTCGGCAGCCTCGGCTCCTATCCGGCGTACTTCGACCGCCTGGGCGAGATCAACCGGCGCGGGCCCGCGGTGATCGGCTCCGCTCCCACGCTCGCCGCGCTCACAACGGCCGAGACACGCCAACTGCTGGACCAGGGCGCACAGCTCGTCGACGTACGCCCCGTCGCGGACTTCGCCGCCGGCCACATCCCCGGCGCCATCTCCATCCCGTTGCGCGACCAGTTCGCCACCTGGCTGGGCTGGTTGCTCCCCGACGACGTCCCGCTCGTCTTCGTCACCGCCCCAGGACAGGACCTCGCCGAACTCACCTGGCAGTCCCTGAAGATCGGATACGAGCGGCTGGCCGGGCACCTCGACGGCGGCATGGCCGCCTGGACCGCCGACGGCGGACCGCAGCAGACCATCGCGCTGGTCACCGCCGAACGGATTGTCGGTCGCCCGGTCCTCGACGTACGCCAGCGGGCCGAGCACACCACCGGCCACATCGCCGACGCGGTCCACATCGAACTCGGAGAACTCGTCGCACGCACCGATGAAGCGCCGGACGGCGCGGTGGTCCACTGCGGGCACGGCGAACGCGCCATGACCGCTGCCAGCCTCCTGCAGCGTGCCGGGCACCGGGATCTCGCTGTCCTCGACGGCGGACCGGGCGACTGGTCCAAGGTCACCGGCCGTCCTCTGGAGGAGACCACGTGACCACCCGCGCCACCGACGAGACCAGCTCCGGCATACGTCTCGGACTGCGTGCCAATCTGGCCCAGTTCAGCCTGCTCGTCGCCGTCAACGCCCTGGTCGGCGGCATGCTCGGCCAGGAGCGCACCGTCCTGCCGCTGCTCGCCGACGACGTCTTCCACTTGTCCGCCTACACCTCCGCGCTGACCTACATCCTGGCCTTCGGCGCCACCAAGGCCGTCACCAACTTCTTCGCCGGCACCTGGTCGGACCGTTTCGGCCGCAAGCCGGTTCTGATCGCCGGCTGGCTGATTGCCCTGCCAATACCCGCCATGCTCGCCTGGGGGCCGACCTGGGGCTGGATCATCGCCGCCAACATCCTGCTCGGCATCAACCAGGGCCTGACCTGGTCCACCACCGTCATCATGAAAATCGACCTCGTCGGCCCCGAACGACGCGGCCTGGCCATGGGCTTCAACGAGGCCGCCGGCTATGTCGCCGTCGCCGCAACCGCCATGGCCACCGGCGCCATCGCCGATCACGCCGGACTGCGCCCCGAGCCGTTCCTGCTCGGTGCCGCTTACGTCGTCCTGGCCCTGGGTCTGTCCACCCTGGCGGTGCGCGAGACCCGCGACCACGCCCGCTTCGAAGCCGCCCGTCACGTCACCCCTGTCGGCAGCGAGCACGACGGGGAACTGACCACCGGCCAGATCACGCGCCTCACCAGCCTGAGCGACAAGGCCCTGTCCGCCGCCAGCCAGGCCGGTATGGTCAACAACCTGAACGATGCCCTCGCCTGGGGCATCTTCCCCCTGCTCTTCGCAGCCCACGGCCTGTCCATCGCCGAGATCGGCATCCTCGCCGCCCTCTACCCCGCTGTCTGGGGCGCCGGGCAGATGCTCACCGGCTGGTGGTCCGACCACATCGGACGCAAACACCTGATCACCGCCGGGATGCTGCTGCAGGCCGCAGCCATCGCCCTCGTCGCCGCCGGGACAACGTTCGGCGTGTGGGCCACCGCCCAAGTCCTCCTCGGCGTCGGCACCGCCCTGGTCTACCCCACCCTGCTCGCCGTCATCGGCGACGTCGCCCACCCCGCATGGCGCGCCCGCGCTGTCGGTGTCTACCGCCTGTGGCGCGACGGCGGATTCGCCGTCGGCGCCCTCCTTGCCGGAGTCCTCGCCGACGCCTTCAGCCTGACCACCGCAATCTGGGCCATCGCCGCCCTCACAGCCGCATCAGGCCTCGTGGTAGCGGTCCGCATGTACGAAACGCACCCCCGCCTGTGAGCGGACACTGTCATGGTCTGCCCCGCTGTTGCCACTACGCCCGCCAACGCGCTCGGCACCTGGTGGTGCTGGCGCAACATCGGCTACGCCGCCGAGCACTCGTCGGCGACCTCGGTGAGCTCAACACCACCGTCAAGGCCGCCGACCCCGCAGGACCACCAAGGACCGCCCGACCTGACGACGGCGCCGTCGGCGGCGGTGTTGTCAATGCAACACCTCCGAACGAGCGACGGAACACGCGGCCGGGATGATCGCCCCGTTGTCCCGCAGGCGCCTGCCCGCTCCTGCAGCGCCGACCATGCCTTCCACGCGACGAACTCGACCCCGCCCGCCACCGCCAGGCCGTGCTCGCCCTCGCCGAACAGCTCGGCGCGCGCCTGCGCAAGGAACGTCAGGTGTCCGGCAGGCTGAGCATGACCGTGCGGTACGCGGACCGTTCCACCACCGTGCGCACCCGCCGCCTGCCCGAACCCACCAGCCACACCGCAGCCCTGGCCCGCACCGCCTACGAAAATGGAGTAGGAACGGGTTCCCGCGCGGTCGCTTGAGTCAGTGTCTATGCATTTCAGCAGGCAGGAGATAGTTGTTCGAGCCTTCCCTCGTCTGTGTGGGATTCCCGCAGTAACTCGCAGAATCCACGCGCAAGTTCCCTAATCTGCGTTCTCGTGGCAGATTTCGGTACCCGTCACCTGACCGTGGTGTCCACGACGGAGCACGAAGGAACGCGAGGACTGTCCGGCGGGGAGCCGGGACTCGCGGATGTGGTCGCGCTGCAAAACCGACGTGCCGCCGAGATAGACGCGGATGATCCGCAGGGTTTCTTCGTGGACACCCTGGCGGAGTATCAGTGGGCCCGTGATGCTGCGGGACTGATGCCGGGGACAATCGACCAGCTGATCAAGCCTGTCATCGAGGTCTGCGAGTACTTCCAGCTTGTGCCCTGGCAACTCCAGCCCCGCCATGTGGACCACTACTTCTCCGGCCCCGGTAAACGAGCCCGCTCCACGATCCGCACCAAGATGAACCAGATCGACGGCTACTTCGCCTTCCTGGAGCAGCGCTACGCGGGCGAGATCGGCCGCCGGTTCGGGGTGCTGGTGGAGTCGCCGGTCGATCTGTTCAACCGTCCGCGTCACCGCGGGGACTTCGGGCTGCGGCTCCCGCCGTCCCGGGCGGCGATGAAGGAGTTCTTCCGCCGGTGGCGCACAGATTTGCCGTCCGCGCGCAAGGAGGCGGTGGCGTGCCGGAACTACGTGATGGCGAAGAACGCCTACCTCTCAGGGGTGCGGGCCGCCGAGCTGTGCACCACGAAGATCACCGATGTGCACTGGGAAGCCGGACAGTGGGGCCGGTTCCTGGTCGACGGCAAAGGGGCTCGAGGTTCGGGACCGCGGCAACGTGAGGCATACCTGTTCGAAGAAGGCCGGGAACTCCTGTGGTGGTTCGTCGAAGAGGTCCGCGGAATGTTCCGCGACGATCCGGAACATCCGGCAGCGCC
The Streptomyces lunaelactis genome window above contains:
- a CDS encoding cysteine desulfurase family protein: MIPAHPGLAGGAVYLDYNSTTPVDPRVVEAMRPYLADWFGNPSSDHAYAAEPKAALHRARTRVAELIGVETGEIVFTGPGSEGNNLALRGAVLAAKVKRPHVITQVTEHPAVRETCHALERLHGTEVTYLPVDGEGLLDPAALAAALTERTVLVSVMAANNETGALQPIADLARITRAHGALFHCDAAQAAGKIPLEVRDLGVDLMTIVGHKMYAPKGVSALYVRHGVTLEPLLYGGGQEHGLRAGTENVALAVALGTAAQLAATDLASGGPERVAGLRDRLHASLVEALPGRVHLNGPVEPRLPNTLNISIDGVRGHELLAAVPEIAASTGSACHSGTHTPSPVLHAMGLDDARSLGALRLSIGRWTTAHDIDRAAEALITAAREGLA
- a CDS encoding ArsR/SmtB family transcription factor, which produces MGDPARKAALYDAFARTGKALSSGKRLELLDLLAQGERTVDALAKTAGLNLTTASAHLQTLKQAGLVATRREGVRIHYRLAGDDVAALYALLRQVAQAHQTAVEPARSAYLGTDDAAEVDREDLLARTAAGEVVILDVRPAEEYAAGHIPGARSIPVEELAERIAELPEETEVVTYCRGAYCVLAYDAVRLLRESGRGAVRLTDGMLEWRLAELPVERESAA
- a CDS encoding MBL fold metallo-hydrolase, translated to MGFADDHLTPLVDEGLGNSAYLVDLGDGRALAVDASRDLRALRAAAARRGLTVAFAADTHLHADFLSGAVQLAADDGAAVLASAAGNRAFPHTPLGDGDETDLGGLTLRALATPGHTDEHLSFLLLDGARELGVFTGGSLIVGSAARTDLLGADRAEELARAQYRSLQRLAKLPDATAVWPTHGAGSFCSAPPGAERTTTIAAQKQANLLLAAPDEDAFVRELLGSLGSYPAYFDRLGEINRRGPAVIGSAPTLAALTTAETRQLLDQGAQLVDVRPVADFAAGHIPGAISIPLRDQFATWLGWLLPDDVPLVFVTAPGQDLAELTWQSLKIGYERLAGHLDGGMAAWTADGGPQQTIALVTAERIVGRPVLDVRQRAEHTTGHIADAVHIELGELVARTDEAPDGAVVHCGHGERAMTAASLLQRAGHRDLAVLDGGPGDWSKVTGRPLEETT
- a CDS encoding MFS transporter, producing MTTRATDETSSGIRLGLRANLAQFSLLVAVNALVGGMLGQERTVLPLLADDVFHLSAYTSALTYILAFGATKAVTNFFAGTWSDRFGRKPVLIAGWLIALPIPAMLAWGPTWGWIIAANILLGINQGLTWSTTVIMKIDLVGPERRGLAMGFNEAAGYVAVAATAMATGAIADHAGLRPEPFLLGAAYVVLALGLSTLAVRETRDHARFEAARHVTPVGSEHDGELTTGQITRLTSLSDKALSAASQAGMVNNLNDALAWGIFPLLFAAHGLSIAEIGILAALYPAVWGAGQMLTGWWSDHIGRKHLITAGMLLQAAAIALVAAGTTFGVWATAQVLLGVGTALVYPTLLAVIGDVAHPAWRARAVGVYRLWRDGGFAVGALLAGVLADAFSLTTAIWAIAALTAASGLVVAVRMYETHPRL
- a CDS encoding DinB/UmuC family translesion DNA polymerase; amino-acid sequence: MLALAEQLGARLRKERQVSGRLSMTVRYADRSTTVRTRRLPEPTSHTAALARTAYENGVGTGSRAVA
- a CDS encoding tyrosine-type recombinase/integrase codes for the protein MTVVSTTEHEGTRGLSGGEPGLADVVALQNRRAAEIDADDPQGFFVDTLAEYQWARDAAGLMPGTIDQLIKPVIEVCEYFQLVPWQLQPRHVDHYFSGPGKRARSTIRTKMNQIDGYFAFLEQRYAGEIGRRFGVLVESPVDLFNRPRHRGDFGLRLPPSRAAMKEFFRRWRTDLPSARKEAVACRNYVMAKNAYLSGVRAAELCTTKITDVHWEAGQWGRFLVDGKGARGSGPRQREAYLFEEGRELLWWFVEEVRGMFRDDPEHPAAPLWPSERVPHQVALLNMPVAPAVVPSTFRRALKAAGANYLSGPVTNLFPHLLRHACAAHNYESGMSLWEVQKLLGHIWATTTVRYVASVHADPEHAMRQSSERAAQRLLLDQGNLR